One Flagellimonas sp. CMM7 genomic region harbors:
- the pyk gene encoding pyruvate kinase — protein MPTRKKTKIVATLGPATSKKEVLKNMMEAGVDVFRINFSHASHDDVAERIQMIRDLNQELGINTSILADLQGPKLRVGVMGGEAVVAPGDEITFATGEPFEGTAKRVYMNYQTFPQDVKPGERILLDDGKLIFEVKSTNGKDEVQTTVIQGGPLKSKKGVNLPNTDISLPALTEKDIKDAIFAISQEVDWMALSFVRHSQDLIGLQDLINKHSEHKIPIIAKIEKPEAVENIDKIVAYCDGLMVARGDLGVEVPAHEVPLIQKKLVLRAKKARIPVIIATQMMETMITSLTPTRAEVNDVANSVMDGADAVMLSGETSVGNYPVQVIEKMSSILNSVEGSSLINVPQTPPHIRTKRYITKSVCYHAATMANEIQAKAISTLTNSGYTAFQISAWRPSAHILVFTSNKRILTQLNLLWGVKAFYYDKYVSTDETIEDVNQIACKKGFLDVGDMLISLAAMPIKEKGMVNTLRITEIETCSF, from the coding sequence ATGCCAACTAGAAAGAAGACAAAAATTGTAGCGACCCTTGGTCCTGCCACGAGTAAGAAGGAAGTCCTTAAAAATATGATGGAAGCGGGAGTGGATGTTTTTAGGATAAATTTTTCGCATGCTTCCCATGATGATGTTGCGGAACGCATTCAGATGATACGGGATTTAAATCAGGAATTGGGAATTAATACTTCAATACTTGCAGACTTACAGGGCCCAAAACTTAGAGTAGGCGTTATGGGAGGAGAAGCTGTTGTTGCTCCTGGAGATGAAATTACATTTGCTACTGGTGAGCCTTTTGAAGGGACGGCAAAGAGAGTCTACATGAACTACCAGACGTTCCCTCAAGATGTAAAACCCGGCGAGCGAATTTTATTGGATGATGGAAAATTAATTTTTGAAGTTAAATCCACAAACGGAAAAGATGAGGTTCAAACAACCGTTATACAAGGGGGTCCATTAAAATCGAAAAAAGGGGTAAACCTGCCCAATACAGATATCTCATTGCCTGCTTTAACAGAAAAAGATATTAAAGATGCCATATTCGCCATTTCGCAAGAAGTGGATTGGATGGCACTTTCCTTTGTGCGCCATAGTCAAGACCTTATTGGTTTACAGGATTTAATCAACAAACACTCTGAGCATAAAATTCCGATCATTGCCAAAATAGAAAAACCAGAAGCGGTTGAGAACATAGATAAAATTGTTGCGTATTGTGATGGTTTAATGGTTGCCAGAGGTGATTTAGGAGTGGAAGTTCCGGCGCATGAAGTTCCGCTTATTCAGAAGAAATTGGTATTGCGGGCAAAGAAGGCCAGAATTCCTGTAATTATTGCCACGCAGATGATGGAGACCATGATTACAAGCCTTACGCCAACGCGTGCAGAGGTGAATGACGTTGCAAACTCTGTAATGGACGGGGCTGACGCAGTAATGCTTTCCGGTGAAACTTCTGTTGGGAATTACCCAGTTCAAGTGATCGAAAAAATGTCGAGCATTTTAAATAGCGTTGAAGGCTCTAGTTTAATCAATGTTCCACAAACGCCACCTCACATCCGAACCAAAAGATACATTACCAAATCGGTTTGTTATCACGCGGCCACAATGGCAAACGAAATACAGGCAAAGGCTATTTCAACACTTACCAATAGTGGATATACAGCTTTTCAAATATCGGCATGGAGACCAAGTGCCCATATCCTTGTTTTTACCTCTAATAAAAGAATTTTAACACAGCTTAACCTCCTATGGGGAGTAAAGGCGTTCTATTACGATAAATATGTTTCTACGGATGAAACGATAGAAGATGTGAACCAAATAGCCTGTAAAAAAGGATTTTTGGATGTAGGGGATATGCTTATAAGTTTGGCGGCAATGCCAATAAAAGAAAAAGGAATGGTGAATACTTTACGTATTACCGAAATAGAAACTTGTTCTTTTTAG
- a CDS encoding PAS domain-containing protein: MEKIKFYDEAVNNFYRNKEINSYPISSLDIYAQHFGKVCKNLQDVKSLSDLAQKAKWQNDVSFRNEIIEKEHVVIVTDPNLNIVYASQNMYQMNGYESDEVIGKKPKMFQGRETCMETTKQVSHAIKNNKPFEVVLLNYRKNGSPYKCWIQGSPVFDKAGKVVNFIAFEKEVA, encoded by the coding sequence ATGGAAAAGATAAAATTTTATGATGAAGCGGTAAATAATTTTTATCGCAATAAAGAAATAAACAGTTATCCCATAAGCTCATTGGATATTTATGCGCAACATTTTGGCAAAGTGTGCAAAAACCTTCAAGATGTCAAAAGCTTAAGCGATTTGGCTCAAAAAGCAAAATGGCAAAATGACGTGTCTTTTCGCAATGAAATCATAGAAAAGGAACATGTGGTGATTGTAACCGATCCAAATCTAAATATCGTTTATGCATCTCAAAATATGTATCAGATGAACGGTTATGAATCTGATGAGGTTATCGGAAAAAAACCAAAAATGTTTCAGGGTAGAGAAACTTGCATGGAAACCACAAAACAAGTTTCACATGCTATTAAAAACAATAAGCCTTTTGAAGTTGTTTTGCTCAACTATCGAAAAAATGGCTCTCCTTACAAATGTTGGATACAGGGTTCTCCTGTTTTTGATAAAGCTGGTAAAGTGGTAAACTTTATCGCTTTTGAAAAAGAAGTTGCCTAA
- a CDS encoding helix-turn-helix domain-containing protein: MRHEYKDPKLGAILGLTDDIRRDNDRFSITSNTIKFLWNKNDKPIEFVVDDMVLKLMPNQIVTVTYLQNVSFSKTALPLSAILFNREFYCISDHDSEVSCNGILFFGTQDLPIITIPEDQLRKFKIWFEVFLEEFSTPDNIQGDMLQMLLKRLIIMSTRLAKAQHIVKALNNDQVDTIRKFNYLVDIHYKTKRKVSDYAEMLFKSPKTLSNLFSIYNQKSPQQIILERLTLEAKRLIHFTDKQNQEIAFDLGFNDPAHFSRFFKKMTQTTPSEYRENLPISA; this comes from the coding sequence ATGAGACATGAATATAAAGACCCTAAATTGGGTGCTATTTTGGGGTTAACAGATGACATTAGAAGAGATAACGACCGTTTTTCTATAACTTCCAACACCATTAAGTTTTTATGGAACAAAAATGATAAACCTATAGAATTTGTTGTGGATGATATGGTTTTAAAGCTTATGCCCAACCAGATTGTAACGGTCACCTACTTACAAAACGTTTCCTTTTCTAAAACAGCCCTGCCTCTTTCCGCTATACTTTTCAATAGAGAGTTTTATTGTATTTCTGATCATGATAGTGAGGTTTCTTGTAATGGTATTCTCTTTTTTGGAACACAGGATTTACCTATAATTACTATTCCTGAAGACCAACTGCGAAAATTTAAAATATGGTTCGAGGTATTTTTGGAAGAGTTCTCCACACCAGATAATATTCAAGGTGACATGCTTCAAATGCTCTTGAAACGATTGATAATCATGAGTACCCGTTTGGCCAAAGCACAACATATAGTTAAAGCACTTAACAACGACCAAGTAGACACCATTAGAAAGTTCAATTATTTGGTGGACATTCATTACAAAACCAAGCGAAAGGTGAGTGATTATGCAGAAATGCTGTTTAAATCACCAAAAACCCTATCCAATCTTTTTTCAATCTATAATCAAAAGTCTCCACAACAAATTATTTTGGAACGTTTGACTTTGGAAGCAAAAAGGCTTATTCATTTTACAGATAAGCAAAACCAGGAAATTGCCTTTGATCTGGGGTTTAATGATCCGGCACACTTTAGCCGGTTTTTCAAGAAAATGACCCAAACAACACCTTCTGAATACCGAGAAAACTTGCCAATTTCTGCCTAA
- a CDS encoding carboxymuconolactone decarboxylase family protein, with translation MSTFNVPKREEVSSNNQAIFDNLEKAVGFVPNLFATYAHSENALGNYLNLSNAKTSLKAKEKEAVNLAVSEVNNCIYCLSAHTAIGKMNGFTDDQILELRSGSASFDNRLDALAKLAKNITENRGATDATVLNNFFAAGWTKENLIDTIVLVGDKTISNYINNTTEVPVDFPVAQPLETIEA, from the coding sequence ATGAGCACATTTAACGTACCTAAAAGAGAAGAAGTAAGCAGTAATAATCAGGCAATTTTTGACAATCTGGAAAAAGCAGTTGGCTTTGTTCCAAACCTTTTTGCCACCTATGCACACTCAGAAAATGCATTGGGAAATTATTTAAACCTTTCTAACGCTAAAACATCTTTAAAAGCGAAAGAAAAAGAGGCTGTAAACTTGGCGGTAAGTGAAGTGAACAACTGTATTTATTGTTTATCTGCACACACAGCAATAGGCAAAATGAACGGTTTCACGGATGACCAAATATTAGAACTGAGATCTGGTAGCGCTTCTTTTGATAACAGATTGGATGCATTGGCAAAATTGGCCAAGAACATCACAGAAAACAGAGGAGCTACAGATGCAACTGTTCTGAACAATTTCTTTGCTGCGGGATGGACCAAAGAAAACCTTATTGACACGATTGTATTGGTAGGGGACAAAACGATTTCAAATTATATAAATAATACAACAGAAGTACCTGTTGATTTTCCAGTGGCTCAGCCTTTGGAAACAATTGAAGCATAA
- a CDS encoding plastocyanin/azurin family copper-binding protein encodes MKKVIAILVFAVGTVFSGTAQDKMMKDAPVRTLSLEQTSGEFTQKQITVSEGTYVFDITNNGVGHDVGFVLVKKGKDVSKPENHIQTAYVTQAVKTGASQTSKPTKLEKGEYVYFCPLNPTATDNTLIVK; translated from the coding sequence ATGAAAAAAGTAATTGCAATTTTAGTATTCGCCGTTGGAACAGTATTTTCTGGAACCGCACAGGATAAAATGATGAAGGATGCACCAGTTAGAACGTTGTCTTTGGAGCAAACTTCTGGAGAGTTTACGCAAAAACAAATTACCGTTTCTGAAGGAACTTATGTTTTTGACATTACAAACAATGGAGTGGGACACGACGTAGGTTTTGTATTGGTGAAAAAAGGGAAAGATGTAAGCAAGCCTGAAAACCATATCCAGACGGCTTATGTTACCCAAGCAGTAAAAACAGGAGCTTCACAAACTTCAAAACCAACTAAATTGGAAAAAGGAGAATATGTGTATTTCTGTCCTTTGAACCCTACAGCAACGGATAATACCTTGATTGTAAAGTAA
- a CDS encoding TetR/AcrR family transcriptional regulator: MVKSTIHNNIITSASNLFYTNGYNSTGINEIISKSGIAKATLYSHFKSKEDICIAYLKQRHDSFLESLKSYVSKRKKGKNQLLAIFDLLRDMYREEDFHGCWGLKILGELSPKQKKILGIVQKQKKELLLYLGEVVGDNINNISKAETEKISGGIYLLYDSAITESHLFKNDWPIYTARSIAPLLFANSEVV; this comes from the coding sequence ATGGTTAAAAGCACGATACACAATAACATAATCACATCAGCAAGTAATCTTTTCTACACCAACGGATATAACTCAACAGGAATCAATGAGATTATTTCCAAATCTGGTATTGCAAAAGCTACGCTGTACAGCCATTTTAAATCTAAAGAAGACATTTGTATTGCTTATTTAAAACAACGCCACGACAGTTTCTTGGAATCTCTGAAAAGTTATGTTTCCAAAAGGAAAAAAGGGAAGAATCAATTATTGGCCATTTTCGACCTTTTAAGGGATATGTACAGAGAGGAAGATTTTCATGGTTGCTGGGGTCTTAAGATTTTAGGAGAACTTTCGCCTAAGCAGAAAAAAATATTAGGCATAGTACAAAAGCAAAAAAAAGAATTGTTATTGTATTTAGGGGAGGTTGTTGGTGACAATATCAACAATATCTCTAAGGCCGAGACCGAAAAAATATCTGGCGGAATTTATCTTTTATATGATAGTGCCATTACGGAGAGCCATTTGTTCAAAAATGATTGGCCCATTTATACGGCTAGAAGTATAGCTCCCCTACTTTTTGCAAATTCTGAAGTAGTATAA
- a CDS encoding small multi-drug export protein — translation MILDLLTAMLWSLSPFGESKLGIPYGIMKGLNSYAVLIACFLANLLVFPIMMFFLENVNRYLIKWRFYKKSAIYVAKRAKTGSAGKIQKFGFFGLVLFVMIPLPGTGIYAGSIASYLLKIEKKKAFFANAIGIFFSSIIIWALTIFSVEAV, via the coding sequence GTGATATTAGACTTGTTAACTGCTATGCTTTGGAGTTTATCCCCCTTTGGCGAATCTAAATTGGGGATACCTTATGGGATTATGAAAGGCTTAAATAGTTATGCAGTTCTAATTGCCTGTTTTCTGGCCAATCTTTTGGTTTTTCCCATAATGATGTTCTTTCTTGAGAACGTTAACCGTTATTTGATAAAATGGCGTTTTTATAAAAAATCAGCAATTTATGTTGCCAAAAGGGCAAAAACAGGATCAGCAGGGAAAATTCAAAAGTTTGGTTTTTTTGGTCTAGTGCTATTCGTTATGATCCCCCTACCTGGAACGGGAATATATGCTGGCAGTATTGCATCGTATCTTCTTAAAATTGAAAAGAAGAAGGCATTTTTTGCCAATGCCATAGGAATCTTTTTCTCTTCCATTATAATTTGGGCATTGACCATTTTTTCTGTAGAAGCAGTATAG
- the dinB gene encoding DNA polymerase IV, with protein MDFDFPLRKIIHVDMDAFYASVEQHDNPDLKGKPVAVGGGSKRGVVSAASYEARKFGVRSAMAGYIARKNCPDLIFVKPRFERYKEISQQVRSVFFEYTDMVEPLSLDEAYLDVTENKKGNPSATLIAKEIRQKILDKTGLTASAGISINKFIAKVASDYNKPNGQKTVNPEEVIQFLEDLDIRKFYGVGKVTAEKMYKLGIFTGNDLKQKSLEFLDNTFGKSGKYYYYVVRGIHNSEVKPHRIPKSVGAERTFFENLSSEVFMLEKLENIANELERRLQKSKIAGKTITLKIKYSDFTLQTRSKTLPYYIAKKELILETAKELLYQSTLENSVRLLGISLANLNTEKKKEEQKNESVLVQLKFDF; from the coding sequence ATGGACTTTGATTTTCCCTTACGAAAAATCATTCATGTGGATATGGATGCCTTTTACGCGTCTGTGGAACAACATGACAATCCCGACCTTAAGGGGAAACCCGTGGCAGTTGGTGGGGGCTCTAAACGTGGAGTGGTCTCAGCGGCAAGTTATGAGGCCCGAAAATTTGGGGTCCGTAGTGCAATGGCCGGGTATATTGCTAGAAAAAACTGTCCAGATCTAATTTTTGTGAAACCACGCTTTGAGCGGTACAAAGAGATTTCGCAACAAGTACGTAGTGTTTTTTTCGAGTATACTGATATGGTAGAGCCACTCTCCTTAGATGAGGCCTACCTGGATGTAACTGAAAACAAAAAAGGCAACCCCTCTGCAACGCTTATCGCAAAAGAAATCCGACAAAAAATTCTTGATAAAACGGGGTTGACAGCTTCCGCCGGAATTTCCATAAATAAGTTCATTGCTAAAGTGGCCAGTGACTACAATAAACCGAACGGACAAAAAACGGTAAATCCTGAAGAAGTTATCCAATTCTTGGAAGACTTGGATATTCGAAAATTCTATGGAGTAGGAAAAGTGACTGCTGAAAAAATGTACAAACTGGGAATTTTTACCGGAAATGATCTAAAACAAAAATCATTGGAGTTTTTGGACAATACTTTTGGGAAAAGTGGAAAATACTACTATTACGTGGTGCGTGGAATTCATAATAGTGAGGTAAAGCCCCATCGTATTCCAAAGTCTGTAGGTGCGGAACGCACCTTTTTTGAGAACCTTAGCAGTGAGGTTTTTATGTTGGAAAAATTAGAGAACATTGCCAACGAATTGGAAAGAAGGCTTCAAAAATCTAAAATAGCGGGCAAGACCATTACCCTGAAAATTAAATACAGTGATTTTACCCTCCAGACCAGGAGCAAAACCCTACCCTATTATATTGCAAAAAAGGAATTGATTCTAGAGACGGCCAAAGAATTGTTATATCAGTCAACCCTCGAGAATTCTGTTCGTTTATTGGGAATTTCATTGGCAAACCTTAACACCGAGAAAAAAAAGGAAGAGCAAAAAAATGAATCCGTTTTGGTGCAGCTCAAATTTGATTTTTGA
- a CDS encoding CYTH domain-containing protein, translated as MEHLEIERKFLVKSNAYKEEAKSQTRIVQGFLNTDPERTVRVRIKGDKGFLTVKGISNDSGTTRFEWETEISVGEATNLIDLCEPVILEKIRFEVPTGNHVFEVDEFFGENKGLVVAEIELEHEDEVFVKPNWLGHEVTGEVKYYNSQLSKKPYSNWGA; from the coding sequence ATGGAGCACTTAGAAATAGAACGCAAGTTTTTAGTAAAATCGAACGCGTATAAAGAAGAAGCAAAATCCCAGACCAGAATTGTCCAAGGATTTTTGAATACCGACCCAGAACGGACTGTTCGTGTTAGAATAAAAGGAGATAAAGGTTTCTTGACGGTAAAAGGAATAAGTAATGATTCGGGCACTACCCGTTTTGAATGGGAAACTGAAATTAGTGTCGGTGAGGCAACCAATTTGATTGATTTATGTGAGCCTGTAATTTTAGAGAAAATTCGGTTTGAAGTTCCCACAGGAAACCATGTTTTTGAAGTAGATGAATTTTTTGGGGAAAATAAAGGATTGGTCGTTGCTGAGATTGAACTTGAGCATGAAGATGAGGTTTTTGTAAAACCAAACTGGCTCGGGCATGAAGTGACAGGAGAGGTTAAATATTATAACTCTCAGCTGAGCAAAAAGCCATATTCCAACTGGGGTGCTTAA
- the pheS gene encoding phenylalanine--tRNA ligase subunit alpha, with protein sequence MIDTIKEHLNEVEQFSSTSKDEIETFRIKYLGKKGLLNTFFAEFKNVPNEQKKEFGQVVNQLKNTATQKVDSLKTALENTAETKGKYGDLTRPGEPIEIGARHPISIVKNQIIDIFSRIGFNVSEGPEIEDDWHNFTALNLPEYHPARDMQDTFFIQTDPDVLLRTHTSSVQVRYMENNKPPIRTISPGRVYRNEAISARSHCFFHQVEGLYVDKDVSFADLKQTLQYFTAEMFGKSKIRLRPSYFPFTEPSAEVDVYWGLETETDYRMTKGTGWLEIMGCGMVDPNVLQNCGIDPEVYSGFAFGMGIDRIALLLHQISDIRLLSENDIRFLEQFKSAL encoded by the coding sequence ATGATTGATACCATTAAGGAACATTTAAATGAAGTAGAACAGTTCTCTTCAACTTCAAAAGATGAAATAGAAACTTTCCGGATTAAGTATCTGGGAAAAAAAGGACTTTTGAATACGTTCTTTGCCGAGTTCAAAAATGTGCCTAATGAACAGAAGAAGGAATTTGGACAGGTTGTTAATCAGTTAAAAAACACTGCCACTCAAAAAGTTGATTCTTTAAAAACGGCTTTAGAAAATACAGCAGAAACAAAAGGAAAATATGGTGATTTAACCAGACCTGGAGAACCAATTGAAATTGGGGCAAGGCATCCTATTTCCATTGTAAAAAATCAAATCATTGATATTTTTTCAAGAATTGGTTTTAATGTTTCCGAAGGCCCGGAGATTGAAGATGATTGGCACAACTTTACAGCACTAAACTTACCAGAATATCATCCCGCTAGAGACATGCAGGATACTTTCTTTATACAGACCGATCCAGATGTTCTGTTGCGCACACATACTTCCTCCGTTCAGGTTCGTTATATGGAAAATAACAAACCTCCTATTCGTACTATATCCCCAGGAAGAGTATACCGTAACGAGGCTATTTCTGCACGTTCACATTGTTTCTTTCACCAAGTTGAAGGATTATATGTGGACAAGGATGTTTCATTTGCTGATTTAAAGCAGACATTGCAATATTTTACAGCTGAAATGTTTGGTAAATCAAAGATTCGCTTGCGTCCTTCATACTTCCCATTTACAGAGCCAAGCGCAGAAGTTGATGTGTATTGGGGTCTTGAGACCGAAACGGACTACCGTATGACAAAAGGCACGGGCTGGTTAGAAATTATGGGCTGTGGTATGGTAGATCCTAATGTTTTGCAGAACTGTGGTATTGATCCGGAAGTCTACTCTGGTTTTGCATTTGGTATGGGCATTGATCGTATTGCGTTATTGCTTCATCAAATCTCTGATATTCGTTTATTAAGTGAAAACGACATTCGCTTTTTAGAGCAGTTTAAGAGCGCTCTTTAA
- a CDS encoding ceramidase, producing MHLLFLVFFQNFPNDSGPIYKETIAGRLIVEPYNTFSNLIFLIVLWYWGIRVYKNPRQHQFLALVLPIIAISYVGGTIYHATRSHEFWLLLDWVPIMLLCLIMVIYFIFKIVAKWWQRVLFIAILFGASYMLRILPMQEVVRISIGYIITALTIMVPLVWYLSKTTFTNMRWVVFAFLVFAIAIYFRSIDLTQTIFPMGTHWLWHFFGGVAVHFLITYIFKDNLLNLSANSAYDHD from the coding sequence ATGCATCTATTGTTTCTGGTGTTCTTCCAAAATTTTCCAAACGATTCTGGACCGATATATAAAGAAACAATTGCCGGTAGATTAATTGTAGAACCGTACAACACTTTTAGTAACCTCATCTTCTTGATTGTACTCTGGTATTGGGGCATAAGAGTCTACAAAAACCCCAGACAGCATCAATTTCTTGCATTGGTTTTGCCAATCATTGCCATTAGTTATGTTGGCGGAACTATTTACCATGCTACTAGAAGCCATGAGTTTTGGCTATTGTTGGACTGGGTTCCTATCATGTTGCTTTGCTTGATAATGGTCATTTATTTCATCTTTAAAATAGTTGCTAAATGGTGGCAAAGAGTTTTGTTCATAGCTATCCTCTTTGGAGCCTCTTATATGCTACGAATACTTCCAATGCAGGAGGTTGTACGTATTTCCATTGGGTATATCATAACTGCTCTTACCATTATGGTCCCCCTTGTTTGGTATCTCTCTAAAACTACGTTTACAAACATGCGTTGGGTAGTTTTTGCTTTTCTAGTTTTTGCAATTGCGATCTACTTTAGAAGTATTGACCTAACCCAGACTATTTTCCCTATGGGTACTCATTGGTTATGGCACTTTTTTGGTGGTGTTGCTGTTCATTTCCTTATTACCTATATATTCAAAGACAATTTGCTAAATTTGTCGGCCAATAGTGCTTACGACCATGATTGA
- a CDS encoding SulP family inorganic anion transporter, giving the protein MFKHFKGDLFGGITAGIVALPLALAFGVSSGLGPSAGLYGAIFISFFAALFGGTNTQISGPTAPMTAVSMVVIGGIVAINDGDIGKALPAILTIFLLAGIMQIGLGLMGLGKYIKYIPYPVVSGFMTAIGVIILVTQILPAIGYYPKEDTQYVSRFMADAEEEILENILKEEAGEGILVLEDFEETIKRAEEITPADMQKEAKTLAAKDASGVIGTFKVLPRALKNINWLELALALATIFIIYGFKRITTAVPSTLVALIVVSGIAFGFGLPYRPIEEIPSGLPIPNLEIFTQFKIDSIAPYVFTALTLALLGAIDSLLTSVVADNMTQTKHKPNKELVGQGIGNSVAALFGGIPGAGATIRTVVNINSGGKTKLSGMVAGILLLVILLALGPVASQIPAAVLAGILVTVGVGVMDYKGLKAIPYLPKDIQLGPLKLSSEVIIMLAVMVLSSIWNLVYAVGIGLVFASLMFMKKMGDLTAKRSDVKPLSKEKAWADEKDFPKNLAEEVFIKHVKGPLFFGSTSEFQQLADQIPDTASTVIIRMGRMQYMDQTGLYAMEDVLQDLKNRDVYVLLIEILDQPRYMMERIDIIPDLIPTEHIFEDFKSCMNWVELNVKDKFIA; this is encoded by the coding sequence ATGTTCAAGCATTTTAAAGGAGATTTATTTGGTGGTATAACAGCAGGGATTGTGGCCTTACCATTGGCTCTAGCATTTGGTGTAAGTTCTGGTCTTGGACCAAGCGCCGGATTATATGGTGCCATTTTCATTAGTTTTTTTGCTGCTCTTTTTGGAGGTACAAATACCCAAATTTCTGGTCCTACAGCACCAATGACAGCAGTAAGTATGGTTGTAATTGGTGGCATTGTTGCCATTAATGATGGTGATATTGGAAAAGCGCTTCCCGCAATATTGACCATATTCCTCTTGGCAGGTATTATGCAAATTGGTCTTGGACTTATGGGTCTGGGAAAATATATAAAATATATTCCGTACCCCGTTGTTTCCGGATTTATGACTGCTATTGGAGTTATAATTTTAGTTACCCAAATCCTTCCGGCCATTGGTTACTACCCTAAAGAGGATACGCAATATGTAAGCCGTTTTATGGCTGATGCTGAAGAAGAAATCCTAGAAAACATTCTTAAGGAAGAAGCGGGTGAAGGGATTTTGGTTTTAGAAGATTTTGAAGAAACCATCAAGAGAGCAGAAGAAATTACTCCTGCAGACATGCAAAAAGAAGCCAAAACATTGGCAGCAAAAGATGCCTCTGGCGTAATAGGTACTTTTAAAGTATTGCCGCGGGCATTAAAGAATATCAATTGGCTTGAGTTGGCACTTGCCCTGGCGACTATTTTTATTATTTATGGCTTTAAGCGCATTACTACAGCCGTTCCGAGCACCTTGGTCGCATTAATTGTAGTTTCGGGAATAGCATTTGGGTTTGGATTGCCCTATCGTCCAATAGAAGAAATTCCAAGTGGTTTACCCATTCCAAACTTAGAAATTTTCACACAATTTAAGATTGACTCTATTGCCCCATATGTTTTTACAGCATTGACTTTAGCACTATTAGGTGCTATTGATTCTCTTTTGACCTCTGTAGTGGCCGATAATATGACCCAAACAAAGCACAAACCAAATAAGGAATTGGTTGGACAGGGAATAGGAAATAGTGTTGCAGCGCTTTTTGGTGGTATTCCAGGTGCTGGGGCTACAATTAGAACTGTGGTTAACATCAATTCTGGAGGAAAAACAAAGCTATCAGGAATGGTAGCAGGTATCCTTCTACTTGTTATACTTTTAGCTTTAGGGCCTGTTGCATCTCAAATTCCAGCTGCTGTCTTGGCCGGCATCTTGGTCACTGTAGGTGTTGGAGTTATGGATTATAAAGGATTAAAAGCTATCCCATATCTCCCAAAAGATATTCAACTCGGGCCTCTTAAACTTAGTTCAGAAGTAATAATAATGTTAGCGGTAATGGTCCTTTCTTCCATTTGGAATTTGGTTTACGCGGTAGGAATAGGACTTGTATTTGCTTCCCTAATGTTCATGAAAAAAATGGGTGATCTAACAGCAAAACGATCAGATGTAAAACCATTGTCCAAGGAAAAAGCGTGGGCTGATGAAAAAGACTTTCCAAAAAATTTAGCAGAAGAAGTTTTTATTAAGCACGTAAAAGGTCCTCTATTTTTTGGATCAACAAGTGAATTTCAACAATTAGCCGATCAAATTCCAGATACTGCTTCTACAGTAATTATAAGAATGGGAAGAATGCAATACATGGATCAAACCGGTCTTTATGCCATGGAAGACGTACTACAAGACCTTAAAAATAGGGATGTTTATGTACTACTAATAGAAATTCTGGATCAACCTAGATACATGATGGAGCGGATTGATATAATCCCCGATTTAATACCAACCGAACATATTTTTGAAGATTTTAAAAGTTGTATGAATTGGGTAGAGTTAAATGTAAAGGACAAGTTTATAGCTTAA